Proteins from a single region of Catenulispora acidiphila DSM 44928:
- a CDS encoding extracellular solute-binding protein, which yields MKHNASRTMVALVTAAGIAMAGAACSSSSSSGKSGKTGSTNAADGVADGKPLDPNATVTITIDGAPGADQAANKASYADDLQAFKIMYPNVTVNAKPYVGQVEDPAQFTASLKAKNETEAFHAYFTDKNQVLDSGDTTDISAYVNDQTVPGWSQLLPGVKQNLQDSGKTYSLPINYYTEGLIYNRDLFTKAGLDPNKPPTTWDEVEADAAKISALGGGVTGYEDYSGGNTGGWHFAGELDSLGGQMVNSDGTKAAFNSDQGKQVLQRLHDMRFKDNGIGPTPVTQWADAFPPLATSKVGMFLGAPDVIQHLVEVLGANPKLYGMGPIPGASGPATGTLAGGDLYYFKKGLTPNQIKAEIAWISFEYLTPGKGQFDFARSKALAAPDKPVAIGIPQKFFWAPSSAQMTQVQTDLKTSATLPIDQYADFVNNPIAPVLEPPAAQQLYKVLDTAMSAAMTNANADPAKLLSTAETQVNQILANQ from the coding sequence ATGAAACACAACGCTTCACGCACGATGGTCGCGCTCGTCACGGCGGCCGGTATAGCCATGGCAGGCGCCGCGTGCTCCTCCAGCTCCAGCTCGGGCAAGAGCGGCAAGACCGGATCGACGAACGCCGCCGACGGCGTCGCCGACGGCAAGCCGCTGGACCCCAACGCCACGGTGACCATCACCATCGACGGCGCACCGGGCGCGGACCAGGCCGCCAACAAGGCCTCCTACGCGGACGACCTGCAGGCGTTCAAGATCATGTACCCGAACGTCACCGTCAACGCCAAGCCCTACGTCGGGCAGGTCGAGGACCCGGCCCAGTTCACCGCCAGCCTGAAGGCGAAGAACGAGACCGAGGCCTTCCACGCCTACTTCACGGACAAGAACCAGGTCCTGGACTCCGGCGACACGACGGACATCAGCGCCTACGTCAACGACCAGACCGTCCCGGGCTGGTCCCAGCTGCTGCCGGGCGTCAAGCAGAACCTGCAGGACAGCGGCAAGACCTACTCGCTGCCGATCAACTACTACACCGAGGGTCTGATCTACAACCGCGACCTGTTCACCAAGGCCGGTCTGGACCCGAACAAGCCGCCGACGACCTGGGACGAGGTCGAGGCGGACGCCGCGAAGATCTCCGCCCTCGGCGGCGGCGTGACCGGCTATGAGGACTACAGCGGCGGCAACACCGGCGGCTGGCACTTCGCCGGCGAGCTGGACAGCCTCGGCGGCCAGATGGTCAACTCCGACGGCACCAAGGCCGCCTTCAACAGCGACCAGGGCAAGCAGGTCCTGCAGCGCCTGCACGACATGCGCTTCAAGGACAACGGCATCGGCCCGACACCGGTGACGCAGTGGGCTGACGCCTTCCCGCCGCTGGCCACCAGCAAGGTCGGGATGTTCCTCGGCGCCCCGGACGTGATCCAGCACCTGGTCGAGGTCCTGGGCGCGAACCCGAAGCTGTACGGCATGGGCCCGATCCCCGGTGCCTCGGGACCGGCGACCGGCACCCTGGCCGGCGGCGACCTGTACTACTTCAAGAAGGGTCTGACCCCGAACCAGATCAAGGCGGAGATCGCCTGGATCTCCTTCGAGTACCTGACCCCGGGCAAGGGCCAGTTCGACTTCGCCCGCTCCAAGGCGCTGGCCGCCCCGGACAAGCCGGTGGCGATCGGCATCCCGCAGAAGTTCTTCTGGGCACCGTCCTCTGCGCAGATGACGCAGGTGCAGACGGACCTGAAGACCTCCGCGACGCTGCCGATCGACCAGTACGCGGACTTCGTCAACAACCCGATCGCGCCGGTCCTGGAACCCCCGGCGGCGCAGCAGCTCTACAAGGTCCTGGACACCGCGATGTCGGCGGCGATGACGAATGCCAACGCTGACCCGGCCAAGCTCCTGAGCACGGCCGAGACGCAGGTCAACCAGATCCTGGCCAACCAGTAA
- a CDS encoding carbohydrate ABC transporter permease — protein sequence MAYALATERLHDGTEQGRGSRPAWKALRRAAGRNLRAHAFLFGALVCFALFTWYPMVREIIMSFQRVHRGQTTWVGLGNYRQITADPEFWQAWGNTAEFTALALVFGFAAPFAVAIVVNEFRHAQGYLRILVYLPVMLPPVAGILLFKYFMDPGFGLFNQGLHFLHLPTSQWLASKSTAMPSLVVVSTWSNMGTATLVYLAALQGIPGDLYEAAELDGCSVLQRIRHVTIPQTRLILSLMAMLQIVATMQMFTEAFVLTGGGPEGSTTTVVYLLYNYAFSYNKFNTAAALGVIMLLVLACFSAIYIVLERRGGED from the coding sequence ATGGCCTATGCCTTGGCCACAGAGCGGCTGCACGACGGCACCGAACAGGGCCGCGGCAGCCGGCCGGCCTGGAAGGCGCTGCGGCGCGCCGCCGGCCGCAACCTGCGCGCCCACGCCTTCCTGTTCGGCGCGCTGGTCTGCTTCGCGCTGTTCACCTGGTATCCGATGGTCCGCGAGATCATCATGTCCTTCCAGCGCGTGCACCGCGGCCAGACGACGTGGGTGGGCCTGGGCAACTACCGCCAGATCACGGCCGACCCCGAGTTCTGGCAAGCCTGGGGCAACACCGCGGAGTTCACAGCCCTGGCCCTGGTGTTCGGCTTCGCGGCGCCGTTCGCGGTAGCCATCGTCGTCAACGAGTTCCGCCACGCGCAGGGCTACCTGCGGATCCTGGTCTACCTGCCGGTGATGCTGCCGCCGGTGGCCGGGATCCTGCTGTTCAAGTACTTCATGGACCCCGGGTTCGGCCTGTTCAACCAGGGGCTGCACTTCCTGCACCTGCCCACATCCCAGTGGCTGGCGTCCAAGTCCACGGCGATGCCCTCCCTGGTGGTGGTCTCCACGTGGAGCAACATGGGCACCGCGACGCTGGTGTACCTGGCGGCTCTGCAAGGGATTCCGGGCGACCTGTACGAAGCGGCCGAACTGGACGGTTGCAGCGTCTTGCAACGAATCCGGCACGTCACCATCCCGCAAACCCGGCTGATCCTGTCGCTGATGGCGATGCTGCAGATCGTCGCGACGATGCAGATGTTCACCGAGGCGTTCGTGCTGACCGGCGGCGGACCCGAGGGATCGACGACAACGGTCGTCTATCTGCTCTACAACTACGCGTTCAGTTACAACAAGTTCAACACCGCTGCCGCCCTCGGCGTGATCATGCTGCTGGTGCTGGCCTGCTTCTCAGCGATCTACATCGTGCTGGAACGACGCGGGGGCGAGGACTAG
- a CDS encoding carbohydrate ABC transporter permease, translating to MGRNRFQGRRPKKGADTYQRTLISRTQLNTARGKRFYWTALTIALVLASLVFIGPLFWMATGGFKTSQELVRNPPVLLPSHPSTHAFTLAWDRLGMAQLLWNTIVYAGGALLFQLIFCVSAAYSLSKLRPIFGNWILALMLASMMIPAAALVIPQYLTVLDLPLVHWNLQNTPWVIWLPTVANAFNVFLLKRFFDSIPNDLLDAASVDGAGPLRTLWRIVLPMSRPILGVVSIFAVVAVWKDFLWPLITVPAHETLNVGVNTAATSMPDNALVGGLFLASIPTIVLFLFFQRNIMAGLTVGGVKG from the coding sequence ATGGGCCGGAATCGTTTCCAGGGCAGACGGCCCAAGAAGGGCGCCGACACCTACCAGCGAACCCTGATATCCCGCACCCAGCTGAACACCGCGCGGGGCAAGAGGTTCTACTGGACCGCCCTGACCATCGCGCTGGTGCTGGCCTCCCTGGTCTTCATCGGCCCGCTGTTCTGGATGGCCACCGGCGGGTTCAAGACCTCGCAGGAACTGGTCCGCAACCCCCCGGTCCTGCTGCCGTCACACCCCTCCACCCACGCCTTCACCCTGGCGTGGGACCGGCTGGGGATGGCGCAGCTGCTGTGGAACACGATCGTCTACGCCGGCGGTGCGCTGCTGTTCCAGCTCATCTTCTGCGTGTCCGCGGCCTACTCGCTGTCCAAGCTCCGGCCGATCTTCGGCAACTGGATCCTGGCGCTGATGCTGGCCTCGATGATGATCCCGGCCGCCGCGCTGGTCATCCCGCAGTACCTGACGGTGCTGGACCTGCCGCTGGTGCACTGGAACCTGCAGAACACCCCGTGGGTGATCTGGCTGCCGACGGTGGCCAACGCCTTCAACGTGTTCCTGCTCAAGCGCTTCTTCGACTCCATCCCGAACGACCTGCTGGACGCGGCCTCCGTGGACGGCGCCGGCCCACTGCGCACCCTGTGGCGCATCGTGCTGCCGATGTCCCGGCCGATCCTCGGGGTGGTCTCGATCTTCGCGGTGGTCGCGGTCTGGAAGGACTTCCTGTGGCCGCTGATCACCGTGCCCGCCCACGAGACGCTGAACGTCGGCGTCAACACCGCCGCCACCTCGATGCCGGACAACGCGCTGGTCGGCGGGCTCTTCCTGGCCTCGATCCCGACCATCGTGCTGTTCCTGTTCTTCCAACGGAACATCATGGCCGGTCTCACGGTCGGCGGCGTCAAGGGCTGA
- a CDS encoding glycoside hydrolase family 13 protein, which produces MSAHTSQAPWWRSAAIYQIYPRSFADGSGDGMGDLAGVRARLPYLAELGVDAVWFNPWYLSPQADGGYDVTDYRVIDPLFGTVADAEALIAEAHELGIRVVVDIVPNHTSSANPWFQAALAAGPGSPERERFWFRPGRGEDGELPPTNWQGMFGGQTWTRVVEPDGEPGEWYLHLFDQAQPDFNWTHPDVPAEFESVLRFWFDRGADGFRIDSAALLVKDPALPDQVGEDDTAFVDREEVHAVYRSWRAVADSYEGDRVLIGEIWLPDAERLARYLGPEEMHTVFNFPYLGCAWEADKLREVIDETLSLHTPVGAPPTWVLSNHDVDRVVTRYGREDTSFAIYARQLGRPVDLELGTRRARASALLTQALPGSVYIYQGEELGLWEVEDIPDDLRQDPMWERKGRNPANPGRDGCRVPLPWSGSEPPFGFSPEDARERPWLPQPETWKDYTAEGQLADPSSMLTLYGKSLRLRRETAGLGDGPFAWLDAPEGVLAFERGPGFACAVNFGPRPSDQPVAGRVLLASGPLTADGQIPPDTAVWIAR; this is translated from the coding sequence GTGTCCGCGCATACTTCCCAAGCGCCTTGGTGGCGCTCGGCCGCCATCTACCAGATCTACCCGCGCAGCTTCGCCGACGGGTCCGGCGACGGCATGGGCGACCTGGCCGGCGTCCGCGCCCGGCTGCCGTACCTGGCCGAGCTCGGCGTGGACGCGGTCTGGTTCAACCCCTGGTACCTGTCCCCGCAGGCCGACGGCGGCTACGACGTCACCGACTACCGCGTCATCGACCCGCTGTTCGGGACCGTGGCCGACGCCGAGGCGCTCATCGCCGAGGCGCACGAGCTGGGGATCCGGGTGGTCGTCGACATCGTCCCGAACCACACCTCCTCGGCGAACCCCTGGTTCCAGGCCGCGCTGGCCGCCGGTCCCGGCTCCCCGGAGCGCGAGCGGTTCTGGTTCCGCCCCGGCCGGGGCGAGGACGGCGAGCTGCCGCCGACCAACTGGCAGGGCATGTTCGGCGGCCAGACCTGGACCCGGGTCGTGGAGCCGGACGGCGAGCCCGGCGAGTGGTACCTGCACCTGTTCGACCAGGCCCAGCCGGACTTCAACTGGACGCACCCGGACGTCCCGGCGGAGTTCGAGAGCGTGCTGCGGTTCTGGTTCGACCGCGGAGCCGACGGCTTCCGCATCGACTCGGCAGCGCTGCTGGTCAAGGACCCGGCGCTGCCGGACCAGGTCGGCGAGGACGACACGGCGTTCGTCGACCGCGAGGAGGTGCACGCGGTCTACCGGTCCTGGCGCGCGGTCGCCGACTCCTATGAGGGCGACCGGGTCCTGATCGGCGAGATCTGGCTGCCGGACGCCGAGCGCCTCGCGCGCTACCTCGGCCCGGAGGAGATGCACACCGTCTTCAACTTCCCCTACCTGGGCTGCGCCTGGGAGGCGGACAAGCTCCGCGAGGTGATCGACGAGACGCTGAGCCTGCACACCCCGGTCGGCGCGCCGCCGACCTGGGTGCTGTCCAACCACGACGTGGACCGGGTGGTCACCCGCTACGGCCGCGAGGACACCTCCTTCGCGATCTACGCCCGGCAGCTCGGCCGGCCGGTGGACCTGGAGCTGGGCACGCGCCGGGCCCGGGCGTCCGCGCTGCTGACGCAGGCGCTTCCGGGCTCGGTGTACATCTACCAGGGCGAGGAACTCGGCCTGTGGGAGGTCGAGGACATCCCCGACGACCTGCGCCAGGACCCGATGTGGGAGCGCAAGGGCCGCAACCCGGCCAACCCGGGCCGGGACGGCTGCCGGGTGCCGCTGCCGTGGTCCGGGAGCGAGCCGCCGTTCGGCTTCAGCCCGGAGGACGCGCGGGAGCGGCCGTGGCTGCCGCAGCCGGAGACCTGGAAGGACTACACCGCCGAGGGGCAGCTCGCCGACCCCTCCTCGATGCTGACGCTCTACGGCAAGTCGCTGCGGCTGCGGCGGGAGACCGCGGGGCTCGGCGACGGGCCGTTCGCCTGGCTGGACGCGCCCGAGGGCGTGCTGGCCTTCGAGCGCGGACCCGGGTTCGCCTGCGCGGTGAACTTCGGCCCGCGACCGTCGGACCAGCCGGTCGCGGGCCGAGTACTGCTGGCCAGCGGGCCTTTGACGGCCGACGGGCAGATCCCGCCCGACACCGCCGTGTGGATCGCCCGCTAG
- a CDS encoding ATP-binding protein, with protein sequence MQQLRHPAPAACRAGGQGAGGGVAIRGALAGHEPATAPPVPQNTALYWSFPGTALDVSMSRRWLAAAVEQAWGPGEDTDRVVLAYSEVATNAVVHGRGPVTVAARIRDGAVTCEVADCSDATPQYRYATGEDVCGRGLDLVAETVDRFRVRADEVGKTVSFEVGRRTAAPAGSAMSGRSPLPRSGPGPVGPRSASSESVLEPARESVLESAREPVPEPHRAAESAHSSVGGPAGGSTDGGNGGTG encoded by the coding sequence ATGCAGCAATTGCGCCACCCCGCTCCGGCGGCGTGCCGCGCCGGCGGACAAGGCGCCGGCGGCGGGGTGGCAATCCGCGGGGCGCTGGCCGGCCACGAGCCGGCAACCGCGCCCCCGGTACCGCAGAACACTGCCTTGTACTGGTCGTTCCCGGGCACGGCCCTGGACGTGAGCATGTCGCGCCGCTGGCTGGCCGCCGCGGTGGAACAGGCCTGGGGTCCCGGCGAGGACACCGACCGCGTGGTGCTGGCCTACAGCGAGGTCGCGACCAACGCCGTGGTCCACGGCCGCGGTCCGGTCACGGTGGCCGCCCGGATCCGGGACGGCGCGGTGACCTGCGAGGTCGCCGACTGCTCGGACGCCACCCCGCAGTACCGGTACGCCACCGGCGAGGACGTCTGCGGCCGCGGCCTGGACCTGGTGGCGGAGACCGTCGACCGGTTCCGGGTGCGGGCCGACGAGGTCGGCAAGACCGTCTCGTTCGAGGTCGGTCGTCGGACCGCCGCGCCCGCCGGGTCCGCCATGTCCGGGAGAAGTCCGCTGCCGCGGTCCGGCCCGGGTCCGGTCGGACCGCGGTCCGCTTCGAGCGAATCAGTTCTCGAACCAGCCCGCGAATCAGTGCTCGAATCCGCTCGCGAACCAGTCCCCGAACCCCATCGCGCAGCGGAATCCGCACACAGCTCCGTCGGTGGACCCGCGGGAGGGTCCACCGACGGCGGGAACGGGGGGACGGGCTAG
- a CDS encoding helix-turn-helix domain-containing protein, whose product MTSAEVPGRAAGTAPDGEPEEPDGAVERAARVPAGPSAPPIRRRRLGAALRRLRLGAGLTLQGAAERLEISDSTLSRLENGQGRLRRIDVAAALDVYGVEDEELRTTLLNLTGQIRDKGWWQYYRRAIPEPYADYISVEAAATSIDAHTVQLVHGLLQTEAYTRALAEAWRVRAEPLDVDALVAVRRTRQRMLGGAEPLRLRVVMHEGALRQSVGGPQVMRGQIERVIEESRRPNIIIQIITHSAGAYSGLDEPFAIVGFGNPLEHDVVCLDNLTRTHFLETVDEVRNYASVFDQLRAAALSPERSALWLADLLTKMES is encoded by the coding sequence ATGACATCCGCAGAAGTCCCCGGACGCGCCGCCGGAACCGCGCCGGACGGCGAGCCGGAGGAGCCCGACGGCGCGGTCGAGCGCGCGGCCCGGGTCCCGGCCGGGCCCTCGGCGCCGCCGATCCGCCGCCGCCGGCTCGGCGCGGCGCTGCGCCGGCTCCGGCTCGGCGCCGGGCTGACCCTGCAGGGCGCGGCCGAACGGCTGGAGATCTCGGACTCGACACTGTCCCGGCTGGAGAACGGCCAGGGGCGGCTGCGGCGTATCGACGTGGCCGCGGCGCTGGACGTCTACGGGGTCGAAGACGAAGAGCTGCGGACGACCTTACTGAACCTGACCGGCCAGATCAGAGACAAGGGCTGGTGGCAGTACTACCGGCGGGCCATCCCGGAGCCCTACGCGGACTACATCAGCGTGGAGGCGGCGGCCACGTCGATCGACGCGCACACCGTGCAGCTGGTGCACGGCCTGCTCCAGACCGAGGCCTACACCCGGGCGCTGGCCGAGGCCTGGCGCGTCCGGGCTGAACCGCTCGATGTGGACGCCCTGGTGGCGGTCCGCCGCACCCGGCAGCGCATGCTCGGCGGCGCCGAACCGCTGCGGCTGCGCGTGGTGATGCACGAGGGCGCGCTCCGGCAGTCGGTCGGAGGACCGCAGGTGATGCGAGGCCAGATCGAACGCGTCATCGAGGAATCCCGCCGCCCGAATATCATCATCCAGATCATCACCCATTCAGCAGGCGCATATTCGGGACTTGACGAGCCCTTCGCGATTGTAGGCTTTGGGAATCCCCTGGAACACGACGTGGTATGCCTGGACAACCTGACACGAACGCATTTCCTGGAGACCGTCGACGAGGTGCGCAATTACGCGTCGGTGTTCGACCAGCTGCGTGCCGCGGCGCTTTCCCCCGAACGGTCGGCACTCTGGCTCGCCGACCTGCTGACGAAGATGGAGAGCTAG
- a CDS encoding DUF397 domain-containing protein has translation MSTSAQPHQGTTGAPAGQAEPAAGHPDLAGAAWRKSSHSNGATNCVEVAMLADGSVGVRHSRRPDAEVIVYSQTEWAAFVAGVKAEEFEPAG, from the coding sequence TTGAGCACCAGCGCACAACCGCACCAAGGCACCACCGGCGCGCCGGCCGGCCAGGCCGAGCCCGCCGCCGGGCACCCGGACCTGGCCGGCGCCGCCTGGCGCAAGAGCAGCCACAGCAACGGCGCCACCAACTGCGTGGAGGTGGCGATGCTGGCGGACGGCTCGGTCGGCGTCCGCCACTCCCGCCGCCCCGACGCCGAGGTGATCGTCTACTCCCAGACCGAGTGGGCGGCCTTCGTCGCCGGTGTGAAGGCCGAGGAGTTCGAACCGGCCGGCTGA
- a CDS encoding ArsR/SmtB family transcription factor, translating into MTPMAHPGAQPHSPADPPGHHPPHADPADRTLQDPVVDTAVGFLDLLAEPSRLRLLWALRDGELGVTALAETAGCTPTAASQHLAKLRLGGLVEQRADGRARLYRLRGGHIKRLVEEVVGHAEHAVRGIPYDL; encoded by the coding sequence ATGACCCCCATGGCCCACCCCGGCGCGCAGCCCCACTCCCCCGCCGACCCCCCGGGCCACCACCCGCCCCACGCCGACCCCGCCGACCGCACCCTCCAGGACCCGGTCGTGGACACCGCCGTCGGCTTCCTGGACCTCCTGGCCGAACCCAGCCGCCTGCGCCTCCTGTGGGCCCTCCGCGACGGCGAACTAGGCGTCACCGCCCTGGCCGAAACCGCGGGCTGCACCCCCACAGCAGCCAGCCAGCACCTCGCCAAACTCCGCCTCGGCGGCCTGGTCGAACAACGCGCCGACGGCCGCGCCCGCCTCTACCGCCTCCGCGGCGGCCACATCAAACGGCTGGTCGAGGAGGTCGTCGGACACGCGGAACACGCGGTCCGCGGCATCCCCTACGACCTCTGA
- a CDS encoding serine/threonine-protein kinase, translating into MWGEGTVLAGRYQLRQRIGGGSMGDVWRALDTVLGREVAVKILLPALLDDAGFAARFHTEARVLAALSHPGIVSVFDYGEADDPRTAFLVMELITGRPLSELLDESAPLSEVTTLTLVAQTLEALQAAHDRGIVHRDVKPANLMLRGGSVVVTDFGVARTADARRLTAADVVLGTAVYAAPEQARHTAVTAAADQYAVGVIAYECLTGAPPFDSGTPLGIMMKHLQEPVPPLPDTISPAVRELVMRALAKDPAERFASAREMAETARRLALRGESVTRIGTPQDSFQTGVDVAAMEAAAAALAEAGAGAGARGDGDFLSFTVLPREAEGEGAGAGLRSTGGGDVGAGAGAGDVAEEAGPEIAPAWASYAVRPQAEGTDWASFTVRSSGDETAPLPDGEAADEDSDAEAAGAEAGVGDAARADVARWRSRTVPQDSFTSGVVAEESAAAAEVEVEVGRAARGGFGARWRKRKPEPQEVSTADSGDQAGASASGVVEPSAEHKGSGAEPSSAGQSVTSQSATGHGATGQGAANPSAADPSTTGQSTAEQSIRGQSAADQSADQSAADQSAAELSTAGQSVANQGTAEAGAAESAAAGPGAADQSTEQAADTPSNAALPEADLSAAAGMPSDSALPEAGLSAAAGTPIDAALPEAGLSAAAGTPIDAALPEAGLSAAAATPIDAALPEADLPAADDTSSDSALPEADLPAAVAANTAAAANASASAADAGAAGLDVGSGAAGVAAAGVDSGEAASDPLPPTAEVPALRIAPGHAMPLDSFNAGVELDPVDEEGVVAARVVPQDSFTVGVPEAVTGVGADGSGGGSSGRRRAIVVAAVGVAVVVAVAVAYPLSHGGSRAAAQAGVPVGLASGSSASGGVSSSGVSVTSVVSETSTIVVSASVPSAPGKPSATSAVPPASGAGKTAPTSSAGSALTSRPPVSPVSSAASSSAGVPPVPATSSAPAVPHKSGYITSVGDGDAIDVFGNSSGAPIYSDGAQLTVEPQSGRTGQSFQATALTSNGQAVYEFGDGLNTNQLIDATGGKVTLSHCACGSAFQMWWLSQDSTTPSGAFYINNQGAGQCLTDNGQTNALSLKPCVAGDKAQQWYLP; encoded by the coding sequence ATGTGGGGTGAGGGAACCGTCCTGGCCGGCCGGTACCAGCTGCGCCAGCGGATCGGCGGCGGCTCGATGGGCGACGTCTGGCGGGCCCTGGACACGGTGCTGGGCCGCGAGGTGGCCGTCAAGATCCTGCTGCCGGCACTGCTCGACGACGCCGGCTTCGCCGCGCGCTTCCACACCGAGGCCCGCGTCCTGGCCGCACTGAGCCACCCCGGCATCGTGTCGGTCTTCGACTACGGCGAGGCCGACGACCCCCGCACAGCCTTCCTGGTGATGGAACTGATCACCGGGCGCCCCCTGTCAGAGCTGCTCGACGAGAGCGCCCCCCTGTCCGAGGTCACAACCCTGACCCTGGTAGCCCAGACCCTCGAGGCGCTCCAGGCGGCGCACGACCGCGGCATCGTGCACCGCGACGTGAAACCCGCGAACCTGATGCTCCGCGGCGGCAGCGTGGTGGTGACGGACTTCGGCGTCGCCCGCACGGCAGACGCACGCCGGCTGACCGCGGCGGACGTCGTCCTCGGCACAGCGGTCTACGCGGCGCCCGAGCAGGCACGCCACACGGCGGTCACAGCAGCGGCGGACCAGTACGCGGTCGGCGTGATCGCCTACGAATGCCTGACCGGCGCCCCACCCTTCGACAGCGGCACCCCCCTCGGCATCATGATGAAGCACCTCCAGGAACCGGTGCCGCCCCTGCCAGACACCATCTCGCCAGCAGTCCGAGAACTGGTGATGCGCGCCCTCGCGAAGGACCCCGCCGAGCGCTTCGCAAGCGCCCGCGAGATGGCCGAAACCGCCCGCCGACTCGCCCTCCGCGGCGAGAGCGTGACCCGCATCGGCACACCGCAGGACAGCTTCCAGACGGGAGTGGACGTCGCGGCGATGGAGGCCGCGGCGGCTGCGCTGGCCGAGGCTGGGGCTGGAGCTGGGGCGCGGGGGGACGGCGATTTTCTGTCGTTCACGGTGCTGCCTCGGGAGGCCGAGGGCGAGGGCGCCGGTGCAGGGCTGAGGTCGACGGGCGGCGGCGATGTCGGCGCTGGCGCTGGCGCTGGTGACGTGGCGGAAGAGGCCGGACCGGAGATAGCGCCGGCGTGGGCTTCGTACGCGGTGCGACCGCAGGCGGAGGGCACGGACTGGGCTTCGTTCACGGTGCGGAGCTCGGGCGACGAGACCGCGCCGCTGCCCGATGGTGAGGCGGCGGATGAGGACTCGGACGCCGAAGCAGCCGGTGCGGAGGCTGGAGTCGGCGACGCTGCGCGGGCGGATGTTGCTCGGTGGCGCAGCCGGACGGTACCGCAGGATTCTTTTACCTCGGGCGTGGTGGCGGAAGAGAGTGCTGCCGCCGCTGAAGTCGAGGTCGAGGTCGGCCGGGCTGCCCGAGGCGGCTTCGGCGCCCGGTGGCGCAAGCGGAAGCCTGAGCCGCAAGAGGTCAGCACGGCAGACTCGGGCGATCAGGCTGGAGCCAGCGCATCAGGTGTGGTCGAGCCGAGTGCTGAACATAAGGGAAGCGGTGCAGAGCCGAGCTCTGCGGGCCAGAGCGTCACGAGCCAGAGCGCCACAGGCCACGGCGCCACCGGCCAGGGTGCTGCAAATCCGAGTGCCGCAGACCCGAGCACCACAGGCCAGAGCACGGCAGAGCAGAGCATCAGAGGTCAGAGCGCGGCAGATCAGAGCGCAGACCAGAGTGCTGCAGACCAGAGTGCTGCGGAGCTGAGCACCGCAGGCCAGAGCGTTGCAAACCAGGGTACTGCGGAGGCAGGTGCCGCAGAATCGGCTGCTGCCGGTCCGGGCGCGGCAGACCAGAGCACCGAGCAGGCAGCCGACACGCCGAGCAATGCTGCTCTGCCCGAGGCCGATCTGTCTGCCGCCGCTGGCATGCCGAGCGATTCTGCTCTGCCTGAAGCCGGTCTGTCTGCGGCCGCCGGCACGCCGATCGATGCTGCTCTGCCTGAAGCCGGTCTGTCTGCGGCCGCCGGCACGCCGATCGATGCTGCTCTGCCTGAAGCCGGTCTGTCTGCGGCCGCCGCCACGCCGATCGATGCTGCTCTGCCCGAAGCCGATCTGCCTGCCGCCGACGACACCTCGAGCGATTCTGCTCTGCCGGAGGCCGATCTGCCCGCTGCCGTCGCCGCAAATACTGCTGCTGCTGCCAATGCTTCTGCTTCTGCTGCCGATGCCGGTGCTGCTGGCCTCGATGTAGGTTCCGGTGCTGCTGGTGTTGCGGCTGCGGGTGTCGATTCCGGCGAAGCTGCATCGGATCCGCTGCCTCCGACTGCTGAGGTGCCTGCGCTGCGTATCGCGCCCGGGCATGCGATGCCGCTCGACTCCTTTAATGCAGGGGTTGAGTTGGATCCTGTTGATGAGGAGGGCGTTGTTGCGGCGCGGGTGGTGCCTCAGGATTCGTTCACGGTGGGGGTGCCGGAGGCTGTCACTGGTGTGGGGGCGGATGGTTCTGGTGGGGGGAGTTCGGGGCGGCGGCGGGCGATTGTGGTGGCTGCTGTGGGGGTGGCTGTTGTGGTGGCCGTTGCTGTTGCTTATCCGCTTTCGCATGGGGGTTCGCGTGCGGCGGCTCAGGCTGGGGTGCCGGTGGGTTTGGCGTCGGGGAGTAGTGCGTCGGGTGGGGTTTCGAGCTCTGGTGTGAGTGTTACTTCGGTGGTTTCGGAGACTTCGACCATTGTTGTGAGTGCGTCGGTGCCGAGTGCGCCTGGGAAGCCTTCGGCCACGTCGGCTGTGCCGCCTGCCAGTGGTGCTGGGAAGACGGCGCCGACGAGTAGTGCGGGCTCCGCCCTGACTTCGCGTCCGCCGGTGTCGCCGGTGTCGTCGGCGGCGTCGTCATCCGCTGGGGTTCCGCCGGTGCCGGCGACGTCGTCCGCTCCGGCTGTGCCGCACAAGTCCGGGTACATCACCAGTGTTGGGGACGGCGACGCGATCGATGTGTTCGGCAATTCGTCCGGTGCGCCGATCTACAGTGACGGTGCGCAGCTGACCGTTGAGCCGCAGTCGGGGCGGACTGGGCAGAGCTTCCAGGCGACCGCTCTGACGTCGAACGGGCAGGCTGTCTACGAGTTCGGCGATGGTCTGAACACCAACCAGCTCATTGATGCCACTGGCGGCAAGGTGACCTTGTCGCACTGCGCGTGTGGGTCGGCGTTCCAGATGTGGTGGCTGTCGCAGGATTCTACGACGCCCAGTGGTGCGTTCTACATCAACAACCAGGGTGCCGGGCAGTGCCTGACCGACAACGGGCAGACGAATGCCCTGTCGCTGAAGCCGTGTGTGGCCGGAGACAAGGCGCAGCAGTGGTATCTGCCGTGA